TCGGGATAAAATTTGTTTTCCTTTCTTTTTACCGATACCTACGACGGACGCGCGCCGGGTGGTCTATAAGCCCGTCACTAGCGCCGGGGAGGTCGAGAGCGACTATATTGTGCCGGGCAACTCGTTCAAGGAGTTCCTCTTCCCGCAGACCGAACCCGTAGCGTCCTTCACCATCGGAAGCGAGGTAAGCGGCGGCGGGGTGGAGCTCAGGGACGTAAAGATAGACCCCCCGGAGACCGTGATATTCGGCTCCAGGCCGTGCGACGCGGCGAGTGTGGCGTCGCTCAGGTCGGTCTTTACATGGGACTTCGTGGACGAGTTCTACACGAAGAGAGAGGACAGGGCCACGGTCATTACCGTCACCTGCACCCGGGGGGACGAGTCGTGCTTCTGCACCGAGGTCGGCCTCTCGCCGGAGAGCCCGGACGGGAGCGACGTGCTCTTGAGGGAAACCGATAAGGGCGACTACATAGTGGAAACCCTCACCGATAAGGGCAGGGCGTTCGTCGAAAAGCACAAGAGCGTATTCGAGGCCAAATCCGAAGGCAAGCCGAAAAAACTCTTCGAGCCGGACAAGCTCGAAGTGGATCTGGAAAAAGTGGGCGAGTGGCTCAAGGATAAGGAAAACTATGAGAGCCCCCTCTGGGCCGAGCTCGCGAGGAAGTGCATCGGGTGCGGGGCGTGTACGTTTTCGTGCCCCACGTGCCACTGCTTCGACATAACCGACGAGGGGGTCTACTCCGAGGGCGAGAGGAGGAAGAACTGGGACGCCTGCCAGTTCGACCACTTTACGCTCCACGCGAGCGGCCATAACCCCCGTGACACGCAGTATAAGCGCTGGCGGAACAGGTTCATGTGTAAGTTCAATTTTTACCCGGAAAAATTCTCGTCCAAGGGGTGCGTGGGCTGCGGGCGGTGCATAAGGGTCTGCCCCGTAAGGCTCGACATAACCGAAGTTATGGAGGCGATATCGAAGGCGTAATGACCAAGGGAGCGACAGCGACGAGTAACATATACCTGCCCCACCTCGTGACCATAGAGGACGTCCGCGACGAGGCCCCGGATATAAGGACCTTCCGGCTGGTCTTCAAGGACGAGGCCCATCGGGAAGCCTTCGACTTCAAGGCCGGGCAGTTCGCGCTCTACTCGGCCTTCGGCCTGGGCGAGAGCACCTTTTGCGTGGCCTCCTCGCCGACCCGGAAGGGCTACGTCGAGTGCACTTTCAGGAGGACCGGGCGCGTCACCGGGGCGCTTGCGGAACTCTCCGTAGGTGATACAATGGGGTTCCGGGGGCCTTACGGCAACTGGTTCCCCATAGACGAGTGGAAGGGCAAGAACCTGGTCTTCGTTGCCGGCGGCATAGCGCTCCCGCCGGTCAGGTCGGTCATATGGAACTGCCTGGACCGCCGTGCTGATTTCGGGGATATAACCATAGTCTACGGCGCCAAGACCGTAGAAGACCTTGTTTATAAACATGAACTCGCCGAGTGGGACGCCATGGCGGACGTAAATCTCGTCCAGACCGTGGACCCCGGCGGCGAGACCGACGACTGGAAGGGTGAAGTCGGCTTCGTGCCGACCGTCCTCGAGGAGGCGGCCCCGAAGCCGGAGAACACGATCGCGGTGATGTGCGGCCCGCCGATTATGATAAAGTTCTCGCTCCAGAGCCTTGAAAAGCTCGGCTTCAGCCCGGATAACGTTTACACCACGCTCGAGAACAAGATGAAGTGCGGCGTAGGCAAGTGCGGCAGGTGTAACGTCGGGGACATATACATATGCAAGGAAGGGCCGGTCTACACGGCCACGGAAGTCAAAAAGATGTATAACGATTTTTAGAGGCCGTGATGCGTGTGCGTGATGCGTTATACGTAAAGGAGCTATTATGGCAGACAAAAAGAAAACGATAAAACCGCTCGCGACCGGAGACAGGACCATCCCGCCCGAAGGGGCGAAGATGATACCCATCTACATTATGGGGAGTGAGTACGAGGTGCCCGAGACCCTCACC
The genomic region above belongs to Thermodesulfobacteriota bacterium and contains:
- a CDS encoding FAD/NAD(P)-binding protein; translated protein: MTKGATATSNIYLPHLVTIEDVRDEAPDIRTFRLVFKDEAHREAFDFKAGQFALYSAFGLGESTFCVASSPTRKGYVECTFRRTGRVTGALAELSVGDTMGFRGPYGNWFPIDEWKGKNLVFVAGGIALPPVRSVIWNCLDRRADFGDITIVYGAKTVEDLVYKHELAEWDAMADVNLVQTVDPGGETDDWKGEVGFVPTVLEEAAPKPENTIAVMCGPPIMIKFSLQSLEKLGFSPDNVYTTLENKMKCGVGKCGRCNVGDIYICKEGPVYTATEVKKMYNDF
- a CDS encoding 4Fe-4S dicluster domain-containing protein, whose amino-acid sequence is MVYKPVTSAGEVESDYIVPGNSFKEFLFPQTEPVASFTIGSEVSGGGVELRDVKIDPPETVIFGSRPCDAASVASLRSVFTWDFVDEFYTKREDRATVITVTCTRGDESCFCTEVGLSPESPDGSDVLLRETDKGDYIVETLTDKGRAFVEKHKSVFEAKSEGKPKKLFEPDKLEVDLEKVGEWLKDKENYESPLWAELARKCIGCGACTFSCPTCHCFDITDEGVYSEGERRKNWDACQFDHFTLHASGHNPRDTQYKRWRNRFMCKFNFYPEKFSSKGCVGCGRCIRVCPVRLDITEVMEAISKA